ATTTGAAAAATGAAGAACGACAAAAAGATGATTAACATCCACACCACATAATGCTGAAATTTCCCATTGTGAACCGCCCTGAACCAAATCCCTATTCTTTCTACTAATAATGCTGAGAAATTCACCAAACCGTCTACTATATTTCTATCAAACCAGTTAAATGCATATGAAATATAGACTGTAAATCTTCCTAAGAAATTCACAAATCCATCGACAAAAGTTCTGTCAAACCAATACCAGAATTTCGCCTTCCAAACTGTGGTATTCACAAAAAAGATTTGATAAAACTCATTAAAATACCACTGATTATAAGAAAACTTGTACAACCAGGTATTTTCTGCCGATAAGGAAAACTTATTTTGCGCATACAATTTATATGCTGCAAAAATCAGCAGTAAACTTAGTATGTTAATGTAAATCGGTACTAAAAGGTGAAAAGTAGCATTGCCACTCTCGTGATTATTTGCTGCGAATGCATGGTATATCCAAGATTTTTCCAGATTCAATGGAGAAAGGGAAAAAATCAAGCCGATACAGAAAACAGCTAAAATGACAACCGGAACTTTCATCCAGTTGGATGGATCATGTATTTTATTTAAATCAATATTGGTATTGATGATCTTTGGCAACCTGAACTCTCCATAAAACACCTTAAAAATAAGCCTGAAGATATAGAAAGTTGTACACCAGGAAGCTATTGAGATAAAGATTGGAAATATCCAATAAATTCCACCTTTAGCATCGCTCCAATCAAACACACTCAATAAAATAGCGTCTTTTGATAAATAACCGGATGTAAAAGGCAGACCTGACAGTGCTAAAGCTGCAATTAAAAATACTGCGAATGTAATCGGTAAGCGCTTTTTTAATCCGCCCATGTTCAACATATCCTGCGGATCAAAATCTACAGCGTATTTATCTTTCAGATGCTGCATTTCATGAATAACAATACCAGCACCAAGGAAAAGTAAACATTTGAAAAACGCATGAGTCACTAAATGAAATATTGCGGAAGCGCTGTTGCCAACGCCAATCGCCAAAATCATAAAACCCAATTGCGAAATCGTAGAGAATGCAAGCACTCGTTTAATATCGTTTTGGGTAAGGCCTATAGTAGCGGCCATAAAAGCGGTAAATAAGCCAATAGATGCTATCACTGTTAAC
This genomic interval from Pseudopedobacter saltans DSM 12145 contains the following:
- the nuoL gene encoding NADH-quinone oxidoreductase subunit L, translating into MGAILHISESQMIYATVVACLAPLLSFVLAFIFKKAASFISILGISFSFLSSILVFLAVWNSGSAYHFSFPWIDFSGFRINVGILVNNLTVIMLLLVSFIALLVNIYSIEYMRHDNDKPKYFAYLSLFCFAMLALVVADNLFLVYAFWELVGFASYLLIGFWFTRESAAKASKKAFIMNRIGDVGFLVGLLIVYSQFRTLDIDAIFGTGNLISSSFIHQGNWVTPFSTMPDYWLTIAGLCFFAGAIAKSAQFPLHTWLPDAMEGPTAVSSLIHAATMVAAGVFLLVRIEPLFNSTVLTVIASIGLFTAFMAATIGLTQNDIKRVLAFSTISQLGFMILAIGVGNSASAIFHLVTHAFFKCLLFLGAGIVIHEMQHLKDKYAVDFDPQDMLNMGGLKKRLPITFAVFLIAALALSGLPFTSGYLSKDAILLSVFDWSDAKGGIYWIFPIFISIASWCTTFYIFRLIFKVFYGEFRLPKIINTNIDLNKIHDPSNWMKVPVVILAVFCIGLIFSLSPLNLEKSWIYHAFAANNHESGNATFHLLVPIYINILSLLLIFAAYKLYAQNKFSLSAENTWLYKFSYNQWYFNEFYQIFFVNTTVWKAKFWYWFDRTFVDGFVNFLGRFTVYISYAFNWFDRNIVDGLVNFSALLVERIGIWFRAVHNGKFQHYVVWMLIIFLSFFIFQMIF